Part of the Engraulis encrasicolus isolate BLACKSEA-1 chromosome 23, IST_EnEncr_1.0, whole genome shotgun sequence genome is shown below.
TAATcagctataggcctacacctagAATCCTAGATAATCAGCTATACAGACTAGGTGACTAACAATTCTAACGAGTCACTGGATGACTTTTgtgttcaattaagattgacttgccTGGTGTTTATAGGCTAcgtgaaaatagacaaaaaataaaCTTGTTGAAACGTGTAGGCCCATCAGTTGTgtcgtgttgacgtcaggtggatagataGCTGACATCACTGTGGGACAACTGCTAGaatttatatatttttctaaAGCACATAATTCTATGTGATCAGGCACAGTTTTGATGCTCTCTGCGAAAACATACAATGCTGTAAATAGCCTCTAAATAAACAGAAggcattaaatgagaaggtgtgttCAAActtggcctaggcctatatgtgaACATCAAAATATGTGAAGAAAATGTTTGGCATCCACATGATCTGACATGTGCATTCATTATAAAATACGTAGGCCTAGGGCCTGAGTGGCactgaataggcctaggctatttagGCAACCATTATTTTAAATAGTTTTATGTGCCTTTGtgaatttttcatatttttccaCACGAAGTACACAGTATAGGCTAAAGGCACTGTGATTATATTGCTACAAATCTTACCCACTGTCAATAACTGAAATGCACGACAGCCGACAAAAAGTGGAGATGCCGGGGATTGAACCCGGGGCCTCATACATGCAAAGCATgcgctctaccactgagctacatcCCCGCTGCTCTCATCGAAGGAATCATAGTATATCCTCTTTCCGTACTCCCTATCAACCTTTTCCTTTTAATATTCGGCTATTAACCACAACTTGTCACAAATTGAACTCCCTGGTAATGGCATTCACACATACCTTCTTTACATAAACGCTACAAAACATGTCCTTGATTTCTTTGCGTCCTTAGCAAGTCTTCATCAGGGAAGCTCAGGAAGTGTAGGCTATGTCAGGCTGCTAGCATCACAGACTAATCTGACTAGCCATGCAGCTAACATTAGCTGTCGGCCACTTCACCAGTATTTGCAGTGATGTTACAAGTAGCTAGTTGATGTGTTATTGGATTTGTCAGTGGCTATTCACAGCAGATGCAGATATGGCAACATTTGGATGATAATACTGCACAGAGAACGTATCAGCCTCGATTTTTCAAACCATCCGGTATTGGAACTAAAGGCGTTTTTGGAGAATTGTTAGCTCGACGTGGCTAGCTGTTGCTGTGTAGCCAAACATACATCAATTTAAAAAATGTCGAGCTCAACTCTGTTCCAGGGCAAATTGGTGTCAATTATGGAGATACTTGTTAATTCAGCAGTGACGGATATTTGCAGGTTAGTAGACGACGGCGCTGCAGTGTTGCATTTCGAAATTTCCCgaagcaaatcagaaaatgaaaaCCTCAGGTTGAAATTGCAGTTAATGGAAAGAGAGTTGCAAACAGTGAGAAAGGCTAAGAAGACAGTGAACTCTGTTGGAACTCAGGTGCGTGACTTGTTACATTATTGCGAGCTACTTGTAACAGATTCTCCGAGTCTATAACGTTCTACTGGCATGTGGTTGGTGTGACGATTTTACAGAGTTTGTCCAGATGCAATCGACATAGTTGACCATATTTGGGACAGGAAATTGTGTAATTGAAACTGATGTGCTGTTGCAGTGTGTGGACCTCGGTGGGCGCCAGGAGATATCCACCACGATTAAGCAAGAACAACACAGCAATCTtcaagaggagaagggggaaaggaTAGTTGGTATGACCTTTCTAAAATCTGCTTGATAACAGGTCTTCTGTATGGAGCCTACATATTAATTCAATCTCTCTGCCCATTTTCTGTTTCACCAGCTCTACCCCAATTGATACATGGCCAACTCACCAATGAACCATCCCTAAACCATCACCAGGAATCCATCACAAGACATCACAGGAATGCTAACTTTACTCAGGTCAACAGTCATCAGTCTGGAAGGCCAGCAGAGGGACCTAATGGCGTGACGGAGTCAAATGTTGGAGGATACAGTTCAGGAAGGAACTGTCGATCACTGCCTCAAAGTGACACAACTCACAGGGACCACAGCAGTTTGCCACTCAAGTCTGAGAACAAGTCGAGTTGTGAACAGGATGGCAAATATGATCACAGTGCACATCAACAGGAAGTTCAACCGCCATatcaccagcaacagcagcaggtcGCCTTCTCTCCCTCAGAGCAGTTCTCCAACCTGAAAGACAGGACTGCCCTCTCATCAGATGTGTGTGAGGTGGAATATGAACTGAATGAGGAAGACTGCCATCAGGATGGCcgggacagtaggcctactaggtcGATACAAGATGTCAGTACTAGACATCAAACGAGACTCAAACAGGAGTCTGATACAGAGGGGAACATTGGTGGGCAACAGTCAGTgcatgcccctgcccctgcccctggttCTTTAGACATTTCACCACAGTGCCTTTATCAAACTTCTTCTCAGTTGACCTTTGCTCTCCATGAAGCCACCGGTTGTGGTGGTGGAGTTGGAGGAGGGGGGTCTGCCACAGCAGCTGGCGTGCTAGACCCTTCTGGGCCGACGGCGGCTCGTCCGCACGTGTGCCCGCAGTGCGGCCGCGGGTTCGCCCACACGCACGTGCTGAAGCGCCACCTGGTGGTGCACTCGGGCCTGCGCCCGCACCCGTGCGGCTACTGCGGCAAGCGATTCGCCCTGCGCGACAGCCTGCGTCGCCACCAGCGCATCCACACCGGTGAGCGGCCCTACGGCTGCCACCTGTGTGGAAAGCGTTTCACGCAGCGCACGCACCTCAACATACACCTGTCCGTGCACACTGGCATACGGCCCTTCACTTGCACGCACTGTGGGCGGAGTTTCACGCAGACGCACGTCCTACGCAGGCACATGCGGGTGCACGCTGCGGAGGGGCTGCCGTTTTATCAGGAGGACACGTGAAGTGTCCAGCGTTGGGATGTTAGGTGTTCAGAGTCCAGATTACTGGTAGCTTCTGGAAACTTACAGAGTAATTCAATTGCTATATACATGTCTAATATGAGGAAAATGAGAAATTAGATGCTTTTATATGAGTAAGCACACTTGCTAGGGCTGTATCGATATTGTAGCGAACCGAGAATATGAGACATGCACGATACTGATCACGATACTGTATCAGGGGCagagaaggcagtatcgtgatgcacCCTTTCAAGGTGctgttaccctttagtccagaaaacaaccacatgatgtgatgtgatggtacTTTCaaacttcaaatcatcatcattattattattattttaaatgtttattattagtagcatcttgtaacatattctaccaataaactaccatagttttatttatgattttattttataatgttggcaaatgtgaagaaaaaaaaatcaattgatTTTAAAAGCTATCTTGAAAAAAACGTGGGGTAACTTATATCGAACTGTTGGTCAAAGTctgtgatacgaaccaaatcgtgagttgagtgtattgccCTAACACTAGCCTCTACAATGTGTGTTGCTATATAAGCATTGTAGATGGAATGCATGTGTGTCTTACTCATATATGAGGAAAAACATTTGGGGCACTTTTATAGCACAATATAAGACTTGTATAAGCTTGTATGAATCATTCTGTAAGTTTCCTCTTTTTGCAAGGGGGGTATAGCTATTTTATGGACCAATGCAGTTAAAGGTACATCGCAGCCTCTGCCACGAGGTCTTTGGAATTTTTCTTTAAACAGCTAAACTTCACTGATTGACTGGAGCAAAAAGCCCACTATAAACAACATTGAAAGCAACATTATGTAAATGTTGTTTATTTGAGTCTATTTCTAGTCATGCATATTTTAGATGATGCCatttgggggggacaaaaggtTGAGACAATTTACGCTTTATGGTGTGAGATGACATTAACGGTGCAGTcggcaaattcaaattcaattcaaattctgTACAGAGGCGCgttttgccaccaggcaaggcagcagccgcttgggggccccaagcccctggatatTGAATtatagcccacactttaccacagtagtgtcgaatttagttcaaatgttcattcttttgcattttctctTGGATCCCCCCCTaaccctagaatcacctctgaTTCCGTAATACATTAAATTatgttacaaaaaaaataaattctaCGGCTCCCTTCAAGCCTGTAGTCATGTTTGCAATAATGGCACAGCTCCCTTGTTGTGTTAACCAATCAGAAGGTAACTGGCTTTTGTTTTGTCTAGACAGATAATTACATTTCAGCTGTTTAATGAATGTCTGTTTTGATGTATGGGAAGAATTACCGTGGACAGCTGTTACACTCAATAAATATTTATTACAAGCACAACTTGGTCTAGAAAGGGGCATTGTTTGGAGGATGTAGAGCTGGTTGGGGAGAGaataatttttttattttattttacctctAAAACTAGCCTCCACAGATCAAGCTGTTTTCAACTTCAGCTCTTTTGGTCATTCATATCGaacttccaaaatcccacatCCAGAACATACATAATGATTGCAAACAAACTTGCTGAAAGCACCTTTAAATTCTGACCTGGATTGGATTCCTGAATCGGAACTGTAAATGAAGATGATTCCGTCTTGTAACCAAATATTTATTTGTTCCAACCAATTGAGGAAGGCAGCCCCATAGAGGCATGCACACGAAGCTGCGCAAATGTGTTTTAATGGATGCAGCCTCTAGGAAACCACAATGGAGACTTCAATATGTGTGTTATTAAATGTATAATGACTGTGTGGTTTTGGTGACTCAAAAGTCTTGGTGAAGACTAAATAATTGTTGTGAAAATCTTAATAAAGTGGTAGCGAGTGTAAATAGAATGTTAAGTGTGGGCTTGAAATGTCATTTGCATTTCTTTGCTGTCTGTTTAGATTATTTAAATCTAGAACATGCATTGCAAATGAATGGTTAAAGACTGCACCCAGATGTTTCAATTGGGGTAGAGTTTCAACCTGTGACTTGCTTTTGCATTCTTAATTAGAAACACACCCTGACATTTGTCACTGTGAAACCATCAGCAAGATTTATATGTGGTGTTGTCCACTTTTTATCCATTTATCTAAGCTGGCCTCTACCTTTATTGAAAAGCCAGACGACTAAGTCACATGCTCACATCACAACCTTTAACCTTTGAAGGTGTTGGTTTTTGAACATTTTAACAAAGTTTCTATTTTCATTGGCATTGGCATCATTGGCAATGACATTCTCCACATTTTCTTCTATGGCCCCAAAATGATTTGCCATGTTCATCTTCCCAACATTACACATGACAAGCTAATAATGTTCATCTTAGAGATGATGTctttgggtattttttttctttagtgAGAGTTTCTTTGTCTGGTAGCTTCCAGCATTTCATCTGTCTGTTATTCTGTCTGCCTCTGTTTTGCTGAGGTTACCCAACTGATGTGTTTCTAAACAAAACTTCATTCCTTCATGATTAATGTCAGGCTTCCAGtcataacccccccaccccctcccctgctCTACTATCACCAGCAGGACACACAGAAAGTGTGAGATAATCCCCCAACTGCAGAGCTGTTGTGGCATCTGAACAACATGTGTGGGATCATGTGATAGGTTTCCCATTATTGCCCAATATTTTCTCAAGAATAAAAAAGGTTTGTCGCCTATTTTTGGCTCTGAAATTCAAGTCTAAACAAAGGAGTGGGGTTTGACTGGATGCTGGACAGTTATGACtaccctccactctccctctgttgtTTCTACAGCCCACAGAGGATTGGTGGATGAGGTGATGATAAATTCCAAGAAGGAGGGCCCCTCAGACTTTGCCCCACCTCTctttccaaaaacaaaaacaaaaaactgcaTTTAGCTCAACAAAAACAATGTAGTTGCATTTAACTTGTCTAGATCGTTTAGTTCATTGGAGAGTGTGGTATGCAAACTAGTATTGCACAGAGATCCATTTTACTCTAGAGCTTCTGATTACCCCTCCCTCTGAACCTCCGCTGAGACTTCCTCTgcattctccccctcctcctcttgtgcGAAGTCCAGCCCCTACTTTCCTCTGGAGTGTCCatggaaatggagggagagaggtaagtAACCACTGGTTATATGTTTGATTTGTAACAATGAGAAGCAAGTTGTATAGTTGACTATAAGGACCTTGTTAGTGATGTTCAAGAGTGCATTGTAGGCTACTGTCAGGAATATGGAGCATTGTGGCTTCGGGAATGCAAAGCTTTTGGGTTTCAAGTTTTTGTGCGCAGATGTTTCACTTCACTGtttcacccccaacccccacggtccactcctctccctgctctgtatcgctctctgtcacacacgcacgcacgcacacacacatggccgtaactatgatcgatctatgatcaacaatggtaaatACAGTCTGTATGCCACCATCTATTCCCAATTATTTACCTCAAACACAGCCcatattttaaaatcattagtTGAAATATTCCATCTATAGACAAAATAGACAAAAATCAAAATATTTGGAAGCCTTGCGACAGTCGTGCGAGTCATGGATACACATTGCAAGACAAGTGTTCACGTCAAAGATTGTGGAGCGCATCCTTAAGGCAGGGAGTAATGAAAACCAACTTATACAGTGTGTAGTACAgcgcgcagtatttgaccccgatatttgaaaatgtctcgttactgccctgcacacacacacgcacacacacacacacacacacacacacacacacacacacacacacacacacacacacacacacacacacacacacacacacacacacacacacacacctttcatcatCCATCAGCCATTATTTCACAGAATAATAAAAcaatctctgtcacacactctctctgacacacatagaACACGCACACAAGAGACCACAGAAGTTCACTTCttaataatatttttttcatgtcttgtgtttttttcctccctgttttcccccacaGTGCAGAGTCAAGCCGTAAAGTGAATGGGGAGACGGCTGGAGAAGATGCATTGGTGGGAGGCAACAAACCCCTGCACCGCTTCCTACGAATACAACCCAAATTCATTGGGGTCAgttgcacttacacacactcgaGCAAATGTTGCGCAATGCTGGGCCTCACTATAGTATGTCCCCTCTTATGCTTTGCATGTCGGTGTTAGCAGAGATGTTTAGATATGTAATACTGCATTTGTTGTAGTCATGTTATAATAACAAAAATGAGATCTTCATCGTCCCATCTAATTGTTGTGGTAATGATTTCATTGAATAGAACTGAACAATGCTTTGTGTGTTAGCAGGCATGTTTTAATGTGAAATAGGGTACTGCACATGTTGTGttattttatgtgttttattttattttatgttattcaaaGTGATTCAACATAATCAAATGTCCTAATTGTGGCAATCATttcactgaattgaattgaaccgTCAATTGCTTTCTAATGGATGTGATGTGTTCATTACAGCTTTGTATAGGCCCATATTTTTGTTACAACATGCCATGAGTTAGGAATGTTGCTGCCTGTCAACATAAAACTTTCAGCAATAATtcgatctgccaaacttttcaactagtgaggttgtgtgtggtgtataatgtaggctatactcATAGAAGAACCTGTATCAGAGACGTTCTGGACATGAACGGGTGTGATTCGTGACACCAATATGTTGTGAGCTTCCATATCTTCCACTTTTCTGGCAAAAAGAGCCAATTGCCTACTGAACTCcactgtcattgatccaatcatcttgcAAGCAATGTTGCTCATGCACAGTTGAAAAATATAGGGAAATAGCTGCCCAAAGTACATGTAGCTGACCCAAGGCAACCCCCCAAGATGACATGGCCATTTAGCCAGACCAATCATTCGAAGAGAGTTAAAATTGTGATAACCAGACGCGATAACTCACATACACTCCAAGAACTGAAGATGACTTCAAGTTCTGGATAAGAAATGGTGTGAAGGATGCACATGGTGCCCAGGAAGAGCCccggggtgtgtttctcaaaagcagagTTGCTGTCCAATCAGCAGCTTGGGTCTTggtcaatgggaaactgcattgcaaacaacaaaaagttctggttttcagaaatgcacccctgtttttcATTGCTTCAGTAGAGGCCACCTTCTGAGCCAGCAGCTACTGTAAGGAAGGACACTCTAAGCCTTGTATtcttctagcctagaaatctagacgcccctagcgaccgcaaattgaatttgctcccgggggcagtctagcggaccccggtcaaatcgcgaggggggccgggctacctagtaaacaggaaactttatttttctccgtccgtgctacgtacagcacgaaagtgtttacttaatttaaaaagcctggatgatgaTACAtgtcgtggctgacatggattgatgtaataatacaccatgaacttatcggacacaaatatcacaccacattaccatttgatcattcgatgttttaaactagctcggtaagctaatttgagcattttacagaaccagatagtcacacgctattatcagaccactactgtaggtgtagaatgaaatagagttcttcagcggaagcggaagcatgtagtagattgtagtctttcatgttagcatttaaggacgtcctggttcctatcggcttccggcctccattgggaatgaataggggtaaatttcaaataagctccgagtgcaagcacgcgcttagcgaacccccgcaaactgtcgagggtgttaaaaataggctgtaggtatgacatggttgatcattttgtgtcaaacttcgacataaatacgatgttgcgtccatatgctaaacccggaagcttttggcgactacagaaacggcgccagtatctaacggcatgtacgtgcggaaggttgtacccatggcaaccaaaggaaagtatgtagttcggaagttttaatgatcagaaaggggttagcaatattgaattataatcgtcatgatttaacatgtgaatacaccaacatgatgatacgatccgttccactaatgagaaagggatgcggggacacgctaatgttcgttgttgccgtgcaacttatatttttgccaaacctgaatctctatggcgttttgcaatgtaaaaaatcgccatggaaccggtagtccaaacgcactgctcccttggggcgacattgggggctgccaccttgcatgggtgaagcatttgcaatttcattgtgtgcaatgtgcagggaACACTTGTGTGCGTgccgttgagtgccaaggcattttgatagacaaccgttatcccgcccacactttctcccagctcacctagacccttgtacagctttttgcggtacgggtctggctcgctaggctagtatTCTTCAGTTTTGAGCCTTGTATTCTTCAGTTTTGGTCGATGAAAGCATGTACTAAATGTTGTAGGGCGAGGTAGGATAGGGAGTGGGGAGTATGCCCCTAGTGGGAAGGTTTCAGGTGCGAATGCCATACTGTTcgtggctgaagggcccttgagcaaggtaccattAATGACTGTTTGGTGCATTGGACAAAAGTGTCATCTAAGTGAAGTGAAgtcaaagcccaactgggaaactcctactcccattgtcattgtgacacagcactccacagcacacaagtgttccctgcacactgcacacaatgaaattgcaaatgcttcacccatgcaaggtggcagcccccaatgtcgccccaagggagcagtgcagcggggcggtaccatgctcagggtacctcagtcatggaggagaatgggagtgagcactggttaattactccctccaccaacctggcgggtcgggagtcgaatccgcaacctttgggctacaagtctgacggtctaactgcttacccatgactgcccatatgcaGTAGGCCCTATAAGTGGCATAACATAatgtaactagattgcattctcatagaaaatgctggaagcgggcttgccttttggggcagagatgaaacaaagtactattgagaaaacaaagctaaaagaaatgttggaaaaaatccatccacccagtcagaagttatgggccaaacaattcagccatcttggattcagccatcttgaaagtgttgtagctctgcgttttgaggatatactaaatgacatacatggtatattaagttggctaaggaacactgcatatgatatcattttgaaaatcaacatgggtctgagtgggattcgaactcacaacctccatatctgtaatccagcacctttgccattgatactaaatgacatacatggtatttgaagttggctaaggaacactgcatatgatataattttgaaaatcaacatgtgtccgagtgggattcgaactcccaacctccatatctctaatccagcacatttgccattgatactaaatgacatacatggcattttaagttggctaaggaacactgcatatgatataattttgaaaatcaacatgtgtccgagtgggattcgaactcccaacctccatatctgtaatccagcacctttgtcattgatactaaatgacatacatgttattttttaaattgactagagaacagtgcatatgatataattttgaaaatcaacatgagtccgagcGGGATTCAAATTCCCAACCTCCATATTTTTAATGCAGGACAGCTGGCTGACtgaaacattccagcaagacaatatcaccagagattctataagtatagagatatgccaacacaataggtttctatgggcacctaacgcgaccaggttccggtctgcctaaaggggcgtgtcataatgctcctacaatgaatagaacagtccttaggtctgcctaggtctgcctaaggggggccataatagaaccaggaaacaatgggccaatggaacctctctctctctactctctctgatatcacattgcattgaagagctgaacaatagacttctagaattgtagttgcaggtgctcgttaagaatagaatgttgagagaaagtgacagttgagatggaaccctatattggctacacctgttctgattgactgaatggcacttggtatggtgctctaaggcagagggcagaatccaaaacagtttctagggctttagattatcgttgtaaaaaaaactaataagaattggcacatgtcctgctcacagatcggagtcatatgtttgatctctctaacagtccttgaattaagtttataggttaaacggttcagtcacaaatggacctcttgtgggacatgcgctgacctcttgaaaaaggcacttcaagccacAATGGGAAAAGGCCATAGAgccagccctgtcgtttttacacacctgccatttaaaaagtaatgggagttgggagatgaaactttgacaatttgtagacatcccatagagctcgctaacaacgctaacaacaactaaacttctaggtgaaagtgttgatgttttatgaccgaaaaagcctcctacactctaatctctagagcaggggtcaggaacctttttggtggagagagccataaacgccaacatttttaaaagtaattttcatgagagccataggCCTATCAttataaaaacactgaatacaatcaaaagcatgtatttcaattaagcccaacaattttagagtgtattgtcaagttattgcttttattgatctgcaacttcattatggcgagggtctgAGAGAATttagtatttcttagatgtaatttcctgcattttaacacttgttaacctcccttgtcccgtttcaactcaatatggaacccatactttcatttataaatataggacgattccttatttcaagggatggttggcaaccctaaataagtaagagccatatacagttcccaaaagagccacatgtggctctagagccataggttcctgacccctgctctagaatggcggaaccttggttcatgaaggttctaccattgacaaaatcgccaaaaacgggaaaacgacaagagacgcgctatatcactagaaatgatctccaagccgagccggtcgttttagtgtttgaacggtgtctctatctcgaaaggcctaggaggagatccattttctatttttactgccctgcacaagagaaccaagaaATAAACAGgatttagagattactagaatcgggccttgctctgcaagcccgcttaataatcatGCAAGACATTGAAGCCACTTGTCTTGTCCTCTGTTAACAGATTGTGTTGATGTTCTTTGGTGTCAATGAGATGATGATGGGCTTCGGGCTGATGAAAGAAGACATCAGGACCTCAGCGTCACTATACCTTCCGTTCTGGCAGGCCGCTTTGGTAGGCTACATGCTCATGTGTGCAATCAGTCAGTCTTCTGTGGTATAACGTGTATTCACAGATTGTTGTTGTTATGACTGCCATATTAAGTAGAACGCTTTGTTACTGTACAATAAATAGTTTACACATTTTCAAACAGTCCttggtacatactgtacagttgcATCTGTTGCAGCAAAATGATATTGGACtgatgttttttcccctttaGCTTGCAATCTGTGGAAGCTTGTCGATCCACAGCCACACCTACCCATCCAAAAAAATGGCAAGTCTTTGATGTGCTCTGACATCAAATGTCATCCACGATTTTCTTTTATCTAAATACGGGTCAAACTGTTGTTTCTTTTctcattcttcctctcttcttcatcaGGTCACGGTTTGTCTGGCCATGTACGTTGTCACAATACTAGCAGGCTTCATGACGGTCTTTTTCAGAATATCTTGCATAAttcatttttgtttttggggATTATTCTCTGAAGCACACCACCGCTTGGTGAGTATATAGCCTATGCTACCGAAAATCTTTTGTTTGTGTAAGCACCCAACACTCATCTTCACACACTTTTTCCTCTGATGTATGTCCAGTTAGAAATATGCAGTGCTTACATTTTATAAATACtgctgcttctctctgatctc
Proteins encoded:
- the si:ch1073-291c23.2 gene encoding uncharacterized protein si:ch1073-291c23.2; protein product: MEMEGESAESSRKVNGETAGEDALVGGNKPLHRFLRIQPKFIGIVLMFFGVNEMMMGFGLMKEDIRTSASLYLPFWQAALLAICGSLSIHSHTYPSKKMVTVCLAMYVVTILAGFMTVFFRISCIIHFCFWGLFSEAHHRLAQLVSTESLLLTSALIVIVLLIVLCSYASASLKSSNTQIIVRQHLTVTDTENTRE
- the LOC134440580 gene encoding zinc finger protein 467-like, which codes for MSSSTLFQGKLVSIMEILVNSAVTDICRLVDDGAAVLHFEISRSKSENENLRLKLQLMERELQTVRKAKKTVNSVGTQCVDLGGRQEISTTIKQEQHSNLQEEKGERIVALPQLIHGQLTNEPSLNHHQESITRHHRNANFTQVNSHQSGRPAEGPNGVTESNVGGYSSGRNCRSLPQSDTTHRDHSSLPLKSENKSSCEQDGKYDHSAHQQEVQPPYHQQQQQVAFSPSEQFSNLKDRTALSSDVCEVEYELNEEDCHQDGRDSRPTRSIQDVSTRHQTRLKQESDTEGNIGGQQSVHAPAPAPGSLDISPQCLYQTSSQLTFALHEATGCGGGVGGGGSATAAGVLDPSGPTAARPHVCPQCGRGFAHTHVLKRHLVVHSGLRPHPCGYCGKRFALRDSLRRHQRIHTGERPYGCHLCGKRFTQRTHLNIHLSVHTGIRPFTCTHCGRSFTQTHVLRRHMRVHAAEGLPFYQEDT